In Arthrobacter alpinus, a single window of DNA contains:
- a CDS encoding N(5)-(carboxyethyl)ornithine synthase → MSPETTGLRLGVLGKSRKPDERRAPIHPEHFSRMEEEVRSRLIVEEGYGDRFGMSDDVLATLVGKVASREKLIAEADVVLLPKPQASDLADLRDGQILWGWPHCVQDRAITQLAIDKKLTLIAFEAMNHWASDGGFGLHVFHKNNEIAGYSSVMHSLTLTGSTGDYGRRLKAVVIGFGATARGAVTALKALGIHDVQVLTSRNVAAVAAPIHSAEMVQFDFAPEAPYTGFVMVEDGDVPLSVFLAEADIVVNCTLQDPNDPMTYLAEADLDAFRPGSLIVDVSCDEGMGFSWARSTTFNDPMFTVGNHINYYAVDHSPSYLWNSATWEISEALLPFLDTVLAGREAWTGSEPIARAIEISDGVIINPAILEFQGRQENYPHLPLIEG, encoded by the coding sequence ATGAGTCCCGAAACTACCGGGCTGCGTCTGGGCGTTCTAGGAAAATCACGCAAGCCTGACGAACGCCGCGCCCCCATTCACCCGGAACATTTCTCTCGCATGGAAGAGGAAGTCCGCTCCCGGCTCATTGTCGAAGAGGGCTACGGCGACCGCTTCGGAATGTCCGACGACGTCCTGGCCACGTTGGTGGGCAAGGTGGCCTCCCGCGAGAAGCTCATAGCAGAAGCCGATGTTGTCCTGCTACCCAAGCCGCAGGCTTCTGACCTGGCCGATCTCAGGGACGGCCAAATCCTCTGGGGTTGGCCGCATTGCGTGCAGGACCGCGCCATTACGCAACTGGCCATCGATAAGAAGCTAACGCTCATTGCCTTTGAAGCCATGAATCATTGGGCCTCCGACGGCGGCTTTGGGCTTCACGTGTTCCACAAGAACAACGAGATTGCCGGCTACTCCTCGGTGATGCATTCCTTGACCCTGACGGGTTCAACGGGCGATTATGGGCGGCGACTCAAGGCAGTTGTCATTGGTTTCGGCGCCACCGCCCGCGGAGCCGTGACAGCCTTGAAGGCCCTTGGAATCCACGACGTGCAGGTCCTAACGAGCCGCAATGTGGCAGCCGTGGCAGCCCCGATCCACTCGGCCGAGATGGTGCAGTTTGATTTTGCACCCGAGGCCCCCTATACGGGTTTTGTCATGGTGGAAGATGGTGATGTGCCGTTGAGTGTGTTCCTCGCCGAGGCGGACATCGTAGTCAATTGCACGTTGCAGGATCCCAACGATCCCATGACGTATCTGGCGGAGGCCGACCTTGACGCGTTCCGGCCCGGCAGCTTGATCGTGGACGTTTCCTGCGACGAGGGCATGGGATTCAGTTGGGCCCGCAGCACCACGTTCAACGATCCAATGTTTACGGTGGGGAACCATATCAACTACTACGCGGTTGACCACAGTCCCAGTTACTTGTGGAACTCGGCCACGTGGGAAATCAGTGAAGCCTTGTTGCCGTTCCTTGACACGGTCCTAGCTGGCCGGGAGGCCTGGACGGGGTCGGAGCCCATTGCCCGAGCCATCGAAATTTCCGACGGCGTGATCATCAACCCGGCCATCCTTGAGTTCCAAGGGCGCCAGGAAAACTACCCGCATCTGCCGCTGATCGAGGGATAA
- a CDS encoding SHOCT domain-containing protein, protein MVFGRRNRPSLLGTAARTAVIAGTATAASNAVNAKAANQQAAQQQAAAAQFLPTPVAAPAPVLAPTAPGEDLLSKLERLAALHASGALTDAEFTAVKASIIG, encoded by the coding sequence ATGGTTTTTGGCCGACGTAATCGCCCCTCGCTTCTCGGCACTGCCGCGCGAACGGCTGTCATCGCAGGGACCGCCACGGCTGCCAGCAATGCCGTCAACGCCAAGGCTGCGAATCAACAAGCCGCACAACAGCAGGCCGCGGCTGCACAGTTCTTGCCGACCCCGGTGGCCGCCCCGGCTCCGGTGCTGGCACCAACCGCTCCCGGTGAGGACTTGTTGAGCAAGCTCGAACGCCTGGCCGCCCTGCACGCCTCGGGCGCGCTCACCGATGCCGAATTCACGGCCGTGAAGGCCTCCATCATTGGCTAA